TTAAGGTATTAATGTTGGACCCTTCAATACTGACACCGCTCTGTTTGACCCCAAAGTCCTCACCCACATAAGCCAAGCCTACAGTCCAATTACAGGTACTGATCACACACCAATCGATATAGTACAACACAAGTGTCCAAAGGGGCCAACTATAGAGTCCACCATCACTATAAGAGGCTGCTCCAGCATCTATGAGAGATGAACAGTGTTGATCTCACCCTGCCTTTCCTCTGATGCAGGTGTCTTCACAGCACCAGTGAGAGGAGTATACTACTTCAGGGTCAGTGCCATAGATAAGCGCAAATCGCAATACCTGAGAGTATGCTTGTTCAAGATTGACCAGAGTATAATGTGGCCTCATCCGTGGAACAGTAACAGAAATGTTGTGAGTGTTTCCAATGGAGTGATTCTAGAGATAGAGGGAGACTTGGTCTACACGCGCCTCCCCTCAAGCTTCAGTCTCTATGGCGATAGCGATAATGGCTGTTTATTCAGTGGTTTCCTGTTCTTCCCTATGTGAGGGGAACACCATAAACAGTGTTGAGACAAAATTATATCTAGACATCGGTTACTCTGAGCTTCGTTGTTTCTGTTTTAAAATATGCATTACCACAAATGTCAACAGTGGTCAGGACTAATCTTTTGTATAATTTGTTTAATCTTATTCAGTAACATTATTCTTTCTGTGAATTGTGTCTGTATCTTGTAAAAATGCCGGTATTATTCTCCTCAACTAAATGCTATATACTGTCCTATGTTCTTAGAAAAGCGAGTGTAGTAGCAgcgatacactcttagaaaaaagggttcaaaAAGGGCTATACCCatagaataaccctttttggttccaggtagaacccttttggactCCATGGAGAACCCTCTCTAGAAAaggttctacctgcaaccaaaaaggcTTCTTAAAAGGGTTCTCCTAATGGGGACAGCTGGAGAACTCTTTAAGGTTCtcgatagcacctttttttctaagagtgtagagagGGGAACAGCCAGAGTGTAGAGAGGGGAACAGCCAGAGTGTAGAGAGGGGAACAGCCAGAATGGGGCTGGGAACAGCCAGAGTGTAGAGAGGGGAACAGCCAGAGTGTAGAGAGGGGAACAGCCAGAGTGTAGAGAGGGGAACAGCCAGAGTGTAGAGAGGGGAACAGCCAGAGTGTAGAGAGGGGAACAGCCAGAGTGGGGTTGGAAACAGCCAGAGTGGGGTTGGAAACAGCCAGAGTGGGGTTGGAAACAGCCAGAGTGGGGCTGGGAACAGCCAGAGTGGGGCTGGGAACAGCCAGAGTGGGGCTGGGAACAGCCAGAGTGGGGCTGGAAACAGCCAAGGGGAGTGCACTACCACCTGTGCCATAAAGCTTCAGACCTCTTAGCAGAACACTTATACCTTCACATACAAGTAGGCTACagtcttaaagggatagttaacAGATAATAAATTGTACATGATTTTCTACTTGCCTTGGCTCTTGTGGGTTGACCCAGACAGTACATGGTGTTGGTAATTAGTATTGCAATAAAATGTATAACTTTGTGTATTATTAAATTAATCATGGCATGACTTTAACTACTACAAATCAAATGTGTGATAGaggaatgtatttatatatatatatatatatatatatttatataaaataTAAATCTTCAACTATCCCTACAAGATCTACATCACTGTAGTTGAATCATTGCCTCTATCAAATTGAGTGTGAGTGAGGTTACAGTTTAACTCCCAttcactcccatccacacatgcAGTATACTTATGAATAATGGGTCAGGGTGATATGGTGAAAATATAGTGTGCTGATGGTCAAAACACAAATTGAGGTCTTATCTCCCTCTAGTAGTAAATAATGAAGTGACATATACACTAAATACATAGTATGGCTAGTTTAATATACAATGATTAAAACATTTCACAACCATTCTAAAACATACAAAACATCTGACTGAGTATAAAGCACGTCTGACACTTAAAAAGCAAATAAAAAATGTGTAAAATGTCAAGGTTAGCAACAAACATGTAGAAATATATATTAAATGTCTTGTATTACCAGTGCAATGATTGTTGCTTTTCTTTTATACATAGTTCTGAAATATCATTACAATAACATGGTATGTGTAACAGTCCATATTAtgttcatttgtaaaaaaaaaaaatcattagcTCTCGTCAGTAGTGCAAAAGTCTTCAGTTTCTCAGAAGCGTTAAAGATCAAGAGTTCAAGCGGCACCATAGCAATGCATATCTCCATTTTCTAAATGATCCCCAGCAGTCAATTATGGGTACTGCAGAATCTCTAGCATTTTCATTTTCTGTTTCGAAACTTTGAGGCTCTTTTGTCCTTTGATTTGGTTTTGACCTGTGGGTTTTGAACTTGAATGTCCTTAGCAGGATCCACCACACAGCCACATTGCTGGTAATGAACCAGCAGCTTATTCCACAGTGAGCTGCACCTCAGCAACTCTTGGTTTCCTAAAAGGAAACAAAGAGCACATTTAAACCGCCAATTTGCATGTTAAAGCACTGCCAGTAAGGAATGAGGAATTAGAAAATAAAACACATTTGTCCCGTTCTACAGTCTTCTCAATTCAAGTGTACAAAACAATGTAACAGAATGAGAATCTAACAATAGACATGGGAGGATTGTTAATTCACTTCAAATCcaatttaatttgtcacatgcgccgtgaaatgtttatttacaagcccttaaccaacaatgcagttttaagaaaataccccccaaaaagaGATAAAGGTAACAAATAATTTAAgagcagcaataaaataacaatagcgaggctatatacagggggtaccggtacagagtcaatgtgcgggggcaccgtgtcgaggtaattgaggtaatatgtacttgtagatagagttattaaagtgacaatgcaaaGACAAAAatagaatgggggggggggggggggcaatgcaaatggtctgggtaaccatttgactagatgttcaggaatcttatggcttgggggtagaagctgtttagaagcctcttggacctagacttggcgctccggtaccgcttgccgtgcggtagcagagagaacagtctatgactagggtggctggagtctttgactatttttagggccttcctctgacaccacctggtatagaggtcctggatggcagagagcttggccccggtgatgtactgggccgttcgcactaccctctgtattgccttgtggtcgagcagttgccataccaggcagtgatgcaaccagttaggatgctctcgatggtgcagctgtagaaacttaaggatctgaggacccaggacaaatcttttcagtgtcctgaggggaggttttgtcgtgcccactTCCCGactggtgtgcttggaccatgttagcttgttggtgatgtggacaccaaggaacttgaagtgctcaacctgctccactacagccccgtcgatgaggatgggtgtgtgctcggtcctctttttcctgtagtccacaatcatctcctttgtcttgatcacattgggGAGAGGTTGcggtcctggcaccacacggcacatgacctcctccctataggctgtctcattgttgtcggtgatcaggcctaccactgttgtgtcatcagcaaatttaatgatggtgttggtgtcgtgcagtcatgagtgaacagggtgtacaggaggggactgagcacgcacccctgaccAGCCCCTGTGTTGATGATCAGCGCGGCGGATgttttgttacctacccttaccaactgggggcggcccgtcaggaagtccaggatccagttgcagagggaggtgtttagtcccagggatcttagcatattgatgagctttgagggcactatggtgttgaacgctgagctgtagtcaatgaatagcattcttacataggtgttccttttgtccatgtgggaaagggcagtgtggagtgcaatagagactgcatcatctgtgaatctgttgtggtggtatgcaaattggagtgggtctagggtttctgggatgatggtgttgatgtgagcaatggccagcctttcaaagcacttcattgctacaaacgtgagtgctacaggtcggttgtcatttaggcaggttaccttagtgttcttgggcacaggcactatggtggtctacttaaaacatgttgatattacagactccgggagaggttgaaaatcggagagcgtgatcacacagtcttccggtagagctggtgctctcatgcatgtttcagtgttatttgcctcgaagtgagcatagaagttgtttaacttgtctggtaggctcaggtcactgggcagctctcggctgtgcttccctttgtagtctgtaatggtttgcaagccctgccacatccgacgagcgttagagccggtgtagtacgactcgatcttagtcctgtatttacgctttgcctgtttgatggctcatCGGAGGGCATATAGGgctttcttataagcttctgggttagagtcccgctccttgaaagctgcagttctagcctttagctcagtgcggatgctgccagtaatccatggcttctggttggggtatgtacgtacagtcactgtagggacaacgtcatcgatgcacttattggtaaagccagtgactgatgtggtgtactccctcctcaatgccatcggaagaatcccgtaacatattccagtctgtgatagcaaaacagtcctgtagtttatcatctgcttcatctgaccagttTTTAATAGACCGAGTCACAGGTGCGTCCTGCTTAAATGTttccttgtaagcaggaatcaggagcatcgaattatggtcagatttgccaaatggagggcgagggagagctttgtacgcgtctgtgtgtggagtaaaggtggtctagagtttttttccctctggttgcacatttaacatgctctggttgcacatttaacattttCAGTGCACACTATTTCCTTAATTTAGACTCTAAGGGCCGGTTTCCTGGCAACAGATCAAAGCTAGTCCCGAATAGCATGTTCAATAGAGTTTATTCATTAAAATGCTTTTTAGTACACGACTAGGCTAAATCTGCCTGGGATATTGTCTCTTTGTGTGCTACAGAGGTGCCTGATATGAGTCAACAAGGTGAGCAGAGAGACATTGGCCACATAATACCACCTGGAACAGTTTCTTACCAATAATGCACAGTCCCTCCTGAGCCCGAGTGATGCCCACATTGACTTGGTTTGGGTCCTTGACAAAACCAAGCTTCTTGGTGAGCCATGCTTTGGTTGGCTCTGTGTCAATTTCCGACTTGGGACAAGAGCGCACAGTAGACAAGATGACATAACGCCATTCACTTCCTGTAGAAAAAAAAGTATAAACACTCAGCTGGAGTTCCGTTTTCCTTTCCTTCCCTTTCCatatattgtattttttttatactgTAACTTTGTGCCTCATGGACAAAATAACTGTACCTTGACTCTTTGTGATGGTATTCACGTTGACGTTCTGGATATGGTTCATTTCCAGGGTTTCGTTCACCTTGGCTACCTGGGCATTGTATGGTGTCAGAATAGCTATGTCGCTAGCCGCCACCCCAGCACGCTTGATCAACAGAGAGGCGATGCGAACCTGacaaaaaacaaaatgtttatgttTCACTGTTACCACGGAATTATGCATTGACAGTGTTTCCAAACATTGCTTGGTGGTGGTTGCACACCGATTCCTCAGCCTCTGCTGAGTTGGCCTTTGAGTTTTCATTCCCCCGTTCGGTGGAGACCACAAGACTGATCTCTTTTCCGTAAACGTGTCCAAAAAGGATGGGCGTCAGATGATGAGACTGAGTGAGCAGGACACTGTCTTTCCGAGTTGCTCCAGTCTTGAGAATACCGTTGTAGAACTCCTTTGAAGGAAACTCACAAATGCGCTCTTGCTGAAAAGACAAAATTGCAGTGAGTGCTTCCCTAGTTCTATACGAACAAAATGCAAATGATAACAAAGACAATAGAGAATGTTTGTGCAAGTTTCTAATCAGATGTGGAATGTTAGAGAAGAATCAAACCACACAACTTCTACAATAGAACATGGAAATATTTCCCGAACCAATCCATGCTTCATACCATTCTGTACTGCGTATCAAGCATCAACGCCTTGTCCATGTAACGCTCAAACAGAGATTTCCTCATGCCCAACCTTGCTGAAAGATCACTGTGCGTGATGGGCTGCAATTGCTTGTGATCGCCGAGTAAAACAATCTGAAAGGAGAATACATAATCATAAAATAGGTTATATATAACCTTTCCCTGCTTGCAAATTGAGAAACAAATGAGCAATTGATTATCAATGACCTGTTCAGCTTTATGTGTCACAAGGGGGATGAAGGCTTCAGGCTCAGTTGCCATGGCACACTCATCAATGATAATCTGTTTCAAGTCCAGTTTGTAGAAGTTGGGATTTGACGCCGCAGTACAAGTGCAGAGAATGACATCATGCCTCATCAACTCATGATTCCGAGCTTGTCTTAGGAGGACTTTGTAGCTTAAAGTTAAAAGGTATATGGGAAAATAAAACACCAAATTGATAGAAAAATCATTAAATGTATTTCATAATTATACATGAATTAGGTAAACGTTTTCTCTTCAAATAAAATCCTATGTGGTTATTTATTTACATGAAAGTAAGTTACCTCTCAATCTCCATGTCTGTGAGATCCTCTCCCCTTTTAATTCTTGCATCAAAATGTCTAATTTCATTGGAGAATGGGTTCTCAGCCATCCGCATAAGATGATGCAATGTGATGGaactgaaaacatttttttttaaagcaaaccATACTTTACACATGCATATGCAGACATCATGTCATAACTGTTTATTCCAAGTAATGATCAGTAATAAAACAAATAGTTGTACGATGCAAATATAAAGCCTCAAATTTCATTATAACTTCCTTGGCACAACCAAAATAAACACGGACAGTTCTTTCTCTGCACTTAGATAAAAGTTAGCTGACCTGAGCTCTCTCTTGGGTCTCTCCTCCCTGATTGACCTGCGTGACAGCTTCAGGTTGCTGCCAGGGTAGGGAAACTCCAACATCTCCATCTGCTCACTGTAAACACGAAGTGGCTTCAACACCTCCTGGAGTTTCAGAAGTTGACCTTTGACAAATATGATGAGACAAGTTTTAGTGCTATGCAGTGCTTGACCTATACTGAAATGGATGCCGTTACTCATTTTGGGTGtcagtactgtttatatttaggtgcaggaactCCTCAATACTtctgagctaatattctataagaggtgcaGGAACTCAAAAAAATTTGAGGTGCCGGTAGTCAGTTCCGGTAAGCACCTGCCAAAGCTTAGTACTGGTGCTGTGACAGTGGTATGGCAATCTGACTGCAGATGTATCTGACTCAATGAGACCTCATAAAAAGAGACAGTGACACAGGCCCACATTGAAATAGCAGATGCATGCATACCTAACATCATCTAAGGATAAGGAGAAGGGGGGTAAATTCTTACCAGCTACAACGTCCACCGATTTATTAGAGGGTCCGCAATATAGAATGCACCTCCTCTTTGAAGACCCCCCAGCAGCTTTAGGCCTTAGGTGGTTTGGGTCTTTTTGGTTTTGCAGAAAGAACCAATAAACAAGGTGGACTCCAACCACCGTCTTCCCAGTGCCTAAGAAAATAATTAGAATGTATTAAGATTCTAACTGAACTGCATGAGGAGAAAGGTAATATAGGCTTTGTAAAACAGCAAAGTGCTTACCTGGTGGCCCCTGAATGAGAGTGAATCGGTTGTCGAGGGCCTCTTTAATAGCTTTGGTTTGACTAATATTCAGATCAGGAAACTTGGAGGAATGAAGTTTGATCTCAAACCTGGCAGGTCTCAGCTCTTTAGTTACAGGTgctgtgtaaaatattactacaTTAACGTCCTCACAACCTCACTTATTACCAACAGACATGAGACATGAATTTACCATGAATCTATTTGTCAAAGTTAAAACTAAAATGTGTAAAAATTCAACGGAAAGTGAATTTGTGCTTAAATCTAATTTGCTGGTATACTGTAGATGGTGGCTTGTCTAGTGTTGTGTTCTGAAATAAAATGTGTTACAGTGgcttgagaaagtattcacccccttggcatttttcctattttgttgtcttacaacctggaattaaaaatagatttttggagggtttgtatcatttgatttacacaacatataccactacatacctatatatatacctatatacCACAACAAGAAATAAGACCCCCCAAAAAAACGAAAAACTTGAGcgtacataactattcacccccccccccccccaaaggcaatactttgtagagccatcttttgcagcaattacagctgcaaatctcttggggtatgtctctataagcttggcacatctagccactgggatttttgcccattcttcaaggcaaaactgctccagctctttcaagttggatgggttccactgttgtacagcaatctttaagtcataccacagattcataaattggattgaggtctgtgctttgactaggccattccaagacatgtatagcaaagggggtgactacatatgcacacaccacttttctgtttttaattttttagaatttttttaaaCGAGTTATAtttttaatttcacttcaccaatttggactattttgtctatgtccattacatgaaatccaaataaaaatctatttcaattacaggttgtaatacaacaaaattggaaaaacgccaaggggggtgaatacttttgcaaggcactgtaggtgcaTTTACCAGAGTTTGTCCTCTTGCCAAGAGCAATGTTCTTCACAAGTTCATTAGCCTGAGTGAGGTTGTCGACGGCAGCCTCTTTACGCCTGAAAATAACACAGAATCATTCATTAATTAAATTTCACATTTTATCTTCTTTCGACTCTAAAAAACACATTTGTATTTGAATATTAAATAGTCCAAATACTTACACATCAGGTAACAGCTTTGGAATTAATTCTACTGTGAATCTTGTATCTTTCCCGAAGACCCTGTCTGGAATCTTGGACATGGACATGTGATTAATCCGGAAGTCTATCTGGACATATGAGAGGTTTTTAGCCTCATCCTCATCAGTGACCCCAGTGGTTATTCCATGAGCAACCCAAATGAGAGATGGGATATTGCTGAGGTCCACATGCTGATCATCATCAGCGCCATTGTTTGGCAAATCCACTCGATTTTGGTACCTCATGCGGATACACAGAAAGCTGTGTTTGAGACCATACTCAATGGCCCACTGTTTCATCTTCTCAAGTGACAACTGGAAGAATCCACCGAGTTGACTCTCCTTCTGTATCTGTTTCCATGTCAAAGGCACATCTTCAAGGACAATGCTGTCATTTTCTGTTACAGCGTTGGAGGCTGACTCCATCTCACACAATGGTTTCCATATCTTCTGATACTCATGGTAAGTGGTGTATGTTTTCTTCGATGAATGGAATGCATACTTGGAGAAACACAGAGTTGGGTCTTTTGAGTGCTCCAAGCAAATCTCAAACTTGTTACGTACAACCAGCATCTGAACCACAGGTACTAATAATCCCCGTTGTGTGTCAGTGCCCAGTTGCACCTCCAGTGTTTCACCAGACTTGACCCTCAATGGCAATTCAATGTAATGACCTGGATTTGGATTGGTTCTGGCCGTTGGTGTATATTGGAGCAGACCTGAGCAGACCTGTTGGTTATCCTTGACACTTGAGCTGATGATCTGTAGGGATTGGAACACGATGTCCAAGTTCTCCTCCTTCAGACCTGACAGCATCCCTTTCCACAAGTCTGTTGGCACTGATGTCACAAATGGATGAGGTGACTGTTGTTGCAGTTCAGCGTGGATGTTCTCATTTGTGAAGGAGTATACTCTTCTCTTCCATTTCAGAACCACATGGTTGTCATGTTCATTGAACTCTGGTTGGTCTGTCAACTGCAGATCCCTATACATGATAAGGATATTTTCTGGCATTGAGGATCGATTAAATGGAAAATACACTCTTAAACTGTTTCCAGCTGGGGAGGCATCAATGACAAAGGCTATCTTCTGTGCACTTTGATTGTTCAGCTGCGATGCAAAACTCAAGCAACGTGCTTTCCTCTCATACATTTTTTGCTTTTCAGATTTTCTCGAAAAACTCAGACAGGACTGGTCAATTTCCAGAGAAGTGTACCTGACTGCTTTATTTTCAAGAACTGAGTGCAGGAGCCTCTGAACAATAACGTCCACGTACCGACGAATGGGCGAGGAAGCCCAAGTGTAGCTTTCAAGCTGAAGGTCATAGTGGCCAACTCTAGATAGGTATGTTGAGTTAGAGCGTAGAACATATGCTCTATGGATCGTCTTCTTGAGTTCAATGATCAAAGGCAGTAGCTGGGGATGAATGTCATCAGTTGCTATCAGGTCCACAATtctagggatatccttgtcttgAAATGCTGACTCAAGACTCCTCACAATGGATGTTAATAGAGAGAATGTCTCAGATGGCTGGACAACTTGACCATGATGGTCTTTATTCTCTGTTCTCGTTGCAAGCATCTGATTGGACACACCTGGGTAAGGTTTAGAAACCGCATCCCTCTGGTTATCATCAACGTTACCAATCTGATCAATGCAGTGACAGAAATGAATGGACAGGGGAATCAGAGAACTGTATTTATATTTTAGTTGACAAAGCTTCTCTGTGTTTGGCTTGTCTTGGCATCTGACTGGGGTGCAGCTGACTGTCTTTGCATCTTTGAGCAACAGTTCAGTGACAGCGTGGTTAAACATAACCATGAGCTCTTCCACCATCTTATGAGACCGTCTTCTACCAACAATTACATCATCATCAGGGGATTTATAGTGCCagtcttcctgtttcctgtccttTCTGTGAACCTCAGAAAAGTGACATGCTTTGGCGAGGCAGCCCTCTAAAGTGTCATATCGTTGGCCATTATCATCAGAGTTTTGGATGATGTTTTCAGCTTCCTCATATGACAACTTTCTATCAGACTTTATTTTAGATAGGCTAAACTTACTTGTCTTGATGCGGTCTGTTTTCTTGTCAATTTGCACCATCAGTGATATGGCATTTCGTTCACATCCAGGGAGTAGACTGAAATGCTCGGTGCTCAGACAAAGTGGGAACATATAAACAGGCTCCTTTCCAGGGGGATAAAAAGCACTTCCATTCTGTTGTGCATCTTTGTCCAATAGGCTGCCCTTGGTCACACGGCTTGCAACATCAGCAATGTGAACTCCAATCTCGTAGTGTTGACCTAAATCTCTTACACTGATGGCATCATCAAGATCCTTGGAATGTGCTGGGTCAATTGTAAATGTTATGAATTCTTGATAACACCTTCGTTTTTGCGTATCTGTGTTCAGTTCCTTGAGAATGTCATGGTCATTCTCAACAGAAGTGGCCCTTGTCAGTTGATACTCTATGTCCAATACTTCTAGTCCACTATCTAAAGAGGCCACTTTGGGAAGGACTTTTACGACAACTCCTAAAGGGTATCGAAATGTCTCTCGCCACTTCAAGACTTTGACAACAAAGAGATTGTTTCTTTTGGATTCCTCATTTATCTTCACAAATTTTTCAAATCTCAGATCCTCCAGTTTTCGCACGGCAATGTAGTTTGGCTTGTCCCTCCAAACTGGGGTGTAAATTTTGGAGATGCATTTGTTGATGGGTGTCATCACCTGGTTGTCATAGTTATCAATGGTACAGACAAACACCATGGATGCATTTTCAACCTCCACCACATCTAGCACTTTCCCATTTGGGGGATGACACTCATTGTCCAAGATCTCCACAACAACCTGATCTCCAGGAAAAGAACGACCAATATTCTTTCTGCCTTTGATAGAAATGCGGAGGGAGGGCTCTTCAAGAGGTATGGCGTAGCCTGAGTCAAACCTCTCCAAACTCAAGTGACAGTGTTTGTAGATACTCGGGTCTCTCTTTATCAATGCCTGAAGGTACAAAGGGGAGCTGTCTTGGCTTGTGTTCATCTCAAGTCCATTTAATGGGTTGACAATTGGCTCCCCCTGGGTGATACCCAACAGGCCGTCAGCTGTTACAGTGACTCGTACATCTTTACCCTCGTCAAGAAGCTCCCTCAGTATTGGGTCATCTATGTCGGGTATCTCAGATATGGATGACTCACTATCACTGTTGTCCTCCTCGTCCCCTTTGACAAATCTTGAAATCTCTCTTAATTCTTGTTTCAAGTAATCTTCAGTAAGGGTTTGTGGATCTGCACTGTTTTTGCTGATGCAGTGGTCTA
This genomic window from Oncorhynchus nerka isolate Pitt River linkage group LG2, Oner_Uvic_2.0, whole genome shotgun sequence contains:
- the helz2a gene encoding 3'-5' exoribonuclease HELZ2 isoform X2 produces the protein MSEAVSGVNISCDKDMMISGQRENVPLTWKFRIQSEKLLAHVSLLKQEPGASFSLDENSPEPCTYSTGESFCNSDMTYDITVSFKSNNPGLYEQWLVFDFDTRPVLLQKLKVNVGKEPSIQLVVPPEDDIHPSLNQERWHQGNRDIIPFMEKTKAQEKLLTEYEPQICTPYKPLDDRNMPINHQNYKERMHSFLYTEEQAEDQVVSRLNVQTTITLSVTLEASVDDPQFGMKIAPLGELFCAVSVPYNLTPDTPEGLMLRRSIQSALIAPVSSDNQSHKVYEAIILKDATSKNKMHLKLSERCCSDLKLQNHETCEVEVQFQLNRLRFCEMHKAIDLLPDTERVLPDFRNCIVPVSKTQQNYNLNAKQQAAMEFIIGDTDGAGSVSPLLIYGPFGTGKTLTLATAAKELVRQPHNRVLICTLTNSSADLYVKGHFHESVNSGDLEIKPLRIKAEESSVQSTDVITLQYCHRSKNGQLFSLPDKDTVDSCRVVITTTAMAMHLHDLKLPGGYFTHILIDEASQMLECEALMALGLAGPVTRVVLAGDHMQMGPKLFSVDDDQRSNHTLLNRLFHYYQAQESSAALKSRIIFNENYRSTKEIVEFVSTNFYVGKSDAIKAVGNVPAHPNCHPLRFHHIRGESHLDNTSMSWFNREEVASVVEVVQNLLRDWPPAWGNPDQSSICVLSEGCQVSLIRKELRKKRHGQVTVENIANVQGKQFRAIVLTAVQTRDSLLSSDSLCHEFFNDARVLNTVMTRAQSQVVVVGDAAALCYFGKSSRIWKAYIDHCISKNSADPQTLTEDYLKQELREISRFVKGDEEDNSDSESSISEIPDIDDPILRELLDEGKDVRVTVTADGLLGITQGEPIVNPLNGLEMNTSQDSSPLYLQALIKRDPSIYKHCHLSLERFDSGYAIPLEEPSLRISIKGRKNIGRSFPGDQVVVEILDNECHPPNGKVLDVVEVENASMVFVCTIDNYDNQVMTPINKCISKIYTPVWRDKPNYIAVRKLEDLRFEKFVKINEESKRNNLFVVKVLKWRETFRYPLGVVVKVLPKVASLDSGLEVLDIEYQLTRATSVENDHDILKELNTDTQKRRCYQEFITFTIDPAHSKDLDDAISVRDLGQHYEIGVHIADVASRVTKGSLLDKDAQQNGSAFYPPGKEPVYMFPLCLSTEHFSLLPGCERNAISLMVQIDKKTDRIKTSKFSLSKIKSDRKLSYEEAENIIQNSDDNGQRYDTLEGCLAKACHFSEVHRKDRKQEDWHYKSPDDDVIVGRRRSHKMVEELMVMFNHAVTELLLKDAKTVSCTPVRCQDKPNTEKLCQLKYKYSSLIPLSIHFCHCIDQIGNVDDNQRDAVSKPYPGVSNQMLATRTENKDHHGQVVQPSETFSLLTSIVRSLESAFQDKDIPRIVDLIATDDIHPQLLPLIIELKKTIHRAYVLRSNSTYLSRVGHYDLQLESYTWASSPIRRYVDVIVQRLLHSVLENKAVRYTSLEIDQSCLSFSRKSEKQKMYERKARCLSFASQLNNQSAQKIAFVIDASPAGNSLRVYFPFNRSSMPENILIMYRDLQLTDQPEFNEHDNHVVLKWKRRVYSFTNENIHAELQQQSPHPFVTSVPTDLWKGMLSGLKEENLDIVFQSLQIISSSVKDNQQVCSGLLQYTPTARTNPNPGHYIELPLRVKSGETLEVQLGTDTQRGLLVPVVQMLVVRNKFEICLEHSKDPTLCFSKYAFHSSKKTYTTYHEYQKIWKPLCEMESASNAVTENDSIVLEDVPLTWKQIQKESQLGGFFQLSLEKMKQWAIEYGLKHSFLCIRMRYQNRVDLPNNGADDDQHVDLSNIPSLIWVAHGITTGVTDEDEAKNLSYVQIDFRINHMSMSKIPDRVFGKDTRFTVELIPKLLPDVRKEAAVDNLTQANELVKNIALGKRTNSAPVTKELRPARFEIKLHSSKFPDLNISQTKAIKEALDNRFTLIQGPPGTGKTVVGVHLVYWFFLQNQKDPNHLRPKAAGGSSKRRCILYCGPSNKSVDVVAGQLLKLQEVLKPLRVYSEQMEMLEFPYPGSNLKLSRRSIREERPKRELSSITLHHLMRMAENPFSNEIRHFDARIKRGEDLTDMEIESYKVLLRQARNHELMRHDVILCTCTAASNPNFYKLDLKQIIIDECAMATEPEAFIPLVTHKAEQIVLLGDHKQLQPITHSDLSARLGMRKSLFERYMDKALMLDTQYRMQERICEFPSKEFYNGILKTGATRKDSVLLTQSHHLTPILFGHVYGKEISLVVSTERGNENSKANSAEAEESVRIASLLIKRAGVAASDIAILTPYNAQVAKVNETLEMNHIQNVNVNTITKSQGSEWRYVILSTVRSCPKSEIDTEPTKAWLTKKLGFVKDPNQVNVGITRAQEGLCIIGNQELLRCSSLWNKLLVHYQQCGCVVDPAKDIQVQNPQVKTKSKDKRASKFRNRK